CGGTTATACTCCCTGAAATCCACATTGATAGAGAAGCGCTGTACCAAAAGAGAGGCCAAACCACCAAAAAGCTCATGTCGAAAAAGTGGAGTTTCATGGTTATGTGCACTGACGTTCCTCCTAAAGGTGTTTCAAAGTAACCTTCGATGCGGGGAATAAAAGAGTCGCGGCCCACGGGAATCCGGTGCATCGTAAAGCCTGACTCTGAAACAGATCCTTCATAAGGTGCATGGTTACGGCCAAATGACCGCCTCAGTGTCTTTGGGGGTTCTAGTTGGGTGTCCAGTCTTGCTATAACAGCTTGCAATGCATCGGGAGTCTGGATAATAAAGCGATCGCGCGGTAAAAGTTGAACCATAGATGATCACTCACTTTTTAAGTTGTTTGAAACGACACATGAATACCAGTGGTACTGAGCAGGTGTGATGTTGGATGGCATGATTTTCCAGAAATAGGTCAGTCGAATCGAAGAGCAAACTGAGAGACTGGCCATCTGTACCTAACGTTTTTGACAGATGTAATCCTTATCAATCAGTTGGCCCCATCCTTCAACTGGCTTGCCCCAGCTTCGATGTAGTGGAGATCGCGATTGAAGATACTTGCGAGCATGACTTATTCCGTTTATCGATAGCTCGGGCACACAGATAACTGGCGGCCCCTATCCATCTCCATTACTGAGACCGGAATGATTCGGGTACTTCTCTTGCTGGAGGTGGCTCAGAATGGCTGACCATAAATATGAAGGGAAATATACCACTGATAACGAAGGCGGTTCCACGCAGGAGGAAGAATTTTTGAAGCCGATGCTGCCGTGACTTAGGAACTTGCCCGACTATGATTTTCAGTAAATCATTATGGCTGCGCTCCACCTCAAACCAGAAACTAATCCAGAAGACAAATAACACGAACAAGGGTAATCCTAGGACCAGTAGAGCTTCAGTAGCAGCAACACTCCCTGAAAGGCAAACTGCTAAAGCGCCGCTGTAAAACAAGAGAAACCACATCACGAGAAAGCTCATGACGAAAGGGTGGAGCTTCATGGTTATGCGCACTACAGTTCCCCCTGAAGGTGTCTCAAAATGACCTTTGATCTGGGGGATAAAGGAGTTGCGGCCCTCAGGAATTCGGTGCATTGTAAAACCTGATTCCGAAATAGATCCTTCATAAGGTGCGTGGTTACGGTTAAATGACCACCGCAATGCCTTCGGAGGTTCTACATTGGTTTCCAGTCTCGCGATAACAGCTTGCAATGCATCGGGAGTCTGGATAATAAAGCGATCGTGCGGTAAAAGATTAACCATAGTTGATCACTCACTTTTAAGTTTTTTGAAACGACAAATTAATGCCAGTGGTGCTGTACAGGTAGGATTTCAGATGGAATGATTGTCTAGAAACAGATCAGTCAAATCAGAGAGCAGACTGAGAAACTGGGCATCTGACCTTAGATTTCGCGTCAGAAGCAATACTTTATTACTCAGTCACCCTCATCCGAAGGGTCTCTTCTTAGATTTGATACTGGTTATATCCTGCCAGCCACTGCCTTTCAGTTCTGATAGCGGTTAAATTTTCTTGCTATCGCTAGAACAGAGTTTCGATGAGCGGCTTCTTCACTGACATACAAAGAAGTAATCTTTTTTCCTCAGATTGCTTCTTCAAAATCTATGGTCTAACATTCATGACTTAAATGCAGTGATCGGCATCATATTGTGGGTGTCATCTCAGCTATAACCACCTCAAATGTCTTATGCCAGACAATTAGTGGACTTCAATGTGCAGTTTAGTGCCATTTGTACATTCCAGAATTAATGGTTCAGTTGGCTCTTTATTGCTCAATAGTGACTTCTATAGATCTACAGATAAAGATCCGTGATTAGCTAGGCAGCTTGTGTACCCAAGGTTTTGCAATATTTGCCCATTAAGACAGTAATTTCATTGGGAGTCTGACTAAAGTACAGTAGCCCCTCATCGACCTGCTGAACTAAGTCATCAAATTGCTTGAAGAACCGTAGGTGTGTGCTGCGTTTTTTGAGTTTCTTCCACAAGAATTCAATTGGGTTGAAGTCAGGAGAATATGTGGGTAATTGGAAAGGAGTAAGGCGAGCGGATTGCTGGTCAAAGAACTGCTTAGTTGCTTTACTGGTGTGATATCTAGCCCCGTCCTGAATGAGAATAATATGCTTGTGAGTCTGCTGGAGTACTTGAGTTAGAAAAGCAGTATACCCTTCAGAATTGAAGCGTCCCGTCTGACCTTGATAGAAGAACTGACCAGAATGATAATCAATTAATCCAAACACCTTGTAAGCCTTCCGTTTACCACTGGTGGGCAATGTTGGCTGGTCTCCACGAAGACTCCAGGTGTAGCTTAACGACCCCCACTGCGCAAAACTGGCCTCATCCCCAAATAAATTAGGGCATCTTTGGCTGCTGATAAACGCAAAATCTCAGGCCATTTGTGTGTCATCCATTCTTGTCGCTTGGCTTCATTGAGATGAGCTGCAACAAACCGTGCTCTTTGAAATGAAAAGCCTAAGTTCCTCAGTAGAGTACTCACATAATGGGGATGATAGGAAACATTGAAGCGTTTCGCAATCAGGTCTTGAACCATTAATGCACTCCAACAACCACACTCGTATCCAGCTTTGAGCGGACCTGCTTTAATCCATGACTTGAGCTGTTGTCGTTGCCGTGGAGTGAGTTTGCTGCGACGTCCTTGAGACGCTTTGTATCTAAAGCTAGCGATACCTCGTTTTAGAAATGCATGCAGATAATCCCTGATCGTTTGTTCGCCTAGTGCCAATGTTTCAGCTACCTGTGCCACTGAACCACCTTGACCAAGCTGCAATAAAGCACTAATACGTTTGACCAGACGTAAATTCTGACTCCCGTATGCCTGGCGCAGTTTAGCTTCAATCTTTTTGCGTGTTGATTGGGTAAAGCGCAGTTTGAATTGTGCGAGCATACTGGATGACCTCTGATAATCTTGAAATCCTTGCCAGAGCTAAGAGTATCAGGAGCTAGTTACTATATTTAATGAAGATGTAGTGTCGCTAAAACCACGGATGCTTTTCTGAAGATCTATAGCTGGGTAATCTGTCAGATAACACTTAACCGAATTATCGCTACAATAGCATCCGCAGTTGATAATTTTTTTGTGCGGAATAGATGCCGCTGAGCTATATGTTATTGGGTAAGATGATATGGCTAAGACTCACACAGTGCTTGAAGTATTCATCGCATCTCCTGGTGACGTAACACCGGAACGCGAGGTGTTAGCAAACGTTGTTTCGGAATTCAACGTAACTTGGGGCGATAAACATCACGTACGTCTCGACATCGTCAAATGGGAAACACATTCACACCCTGCATTTGGCGAAGATGCCCAAGATATAATCAACCGCCAAATAGGAGATGTATACGATATCTTTCTAGGCATCATGTGGGGGAAATTCGGAACTGCAACTGCACGAGCGGAGTCCGGTACAGAGGAAGAGTTCCAGCGGGCCTACGACCGACTGAAGAAGGGCGATCGAGTTCAAATAATGTTCTACTTTAAGGACGCCGGAATTCCGCCTAGCAAGATGGACGGAGAGCAGATTGCAAAAGTGCAAGCGTTCAAGAAAACGATCGCCGACGAATATGGCGGACTATATTGGCCATTTGAAACGACCGACGAATTTCAAACGAAGGCAAGAATACACCTCAGCAAAGTGGTGCAAGACTAGCTGGAAGCAAATACCGGTGCTATCGAATCAAAGACAGTTCCGAAAACAGATGAACCGGAAGCTGAAGAATACAACCCGTTAGCGAACTTTTCTGCACTTGATGATCTTGATGTAAATGAGGGCGTCGTTGACTTGGTAGATCGCGGGATCGAGGCATTGTCTGAAGTTGTCCAGATCGTCAACCGAATGGGTGAAGCAATAACTGACCTCGGAGAGAATTTCACTCGGCGCGCCAAAGAGGTGGAGGCAAGCAACAATAAGACTGATCGAAAATCTGTAGAGCGAGTTGTGAACAATGCTGCCAACGATCTTGAAGTATTTGTTAAACGAATGTCTGTGGAAATTCCCGAATTCTACAAACAGAATACAACTTTCGCTGAGTCCTTCAGCAAGATAGCATTGATATCAGAGAAAGATTTCGATGAAAATGTGGGTAACGTCGAGACTATTCTCAACACTATGCAGATATACCGGACTGCGATGGATAACAGCTCCAAAAATCTTGTTTCGTTTAGACAGCAGATTCTCAATTTACCTAGAAGAATAAGTACTCTCAATCAAGCCCGCCGGCGAGCTGCGGCAATAATGGATGACTTAGTAGATCAGTTGCGCGTAGCGTCCAGTCAGGCAGGGGATATTGAGAAGCTGCTCGAACGCTTGCTGAAGCCTAGTGGCAACGACGCACAATAACAACGCAATGAACGCGGAGTCTCTGACCGCGCATGTTTTGAATAGAACGATCACACCGATGGCCTGGTGATCGTAGGCGATACGTAATGCGATATTAATTTCGGAAAAGCGTCATATTTAATTGTTGAATGTACGCCATCCGTGACAATTTGATAATCAGCGGGCAAGGATAGAGCGACATTCTGTTGTGCAGGTGGCAAGACGACAACGCTACTGTAGAGACAGCCATATCTGCCCTGCCATGGAGACTGAGCATGAGTAACGACTATACTCCCCCCAAAGTTTGGCAATGGGATTCTGAAAGCGGAGGGACTTGGGCAAAGATCAACCGCCCCATTGCTGGGCCGACCCATGATCAAGCTCTACCCATTGGAAAACACCCCTTGCAGCTCTATTCCATGGGAACCCCCAACGGCCAAAAAGTCACCATCATGCTAGAAGAACTCTTGGCATTAGGT
The Acaryochloris marina S15 genome window above contains:
- a CDS encoding IS630 family transposase is translated as MSSQRCPNLFGDEASFAQWGSLSYTWSLRGDQPTLPTSGKRKAYKVFGLIDYHSGQFFYQGQTGRFNSEGYTAFLTQVLQQTHKHIILIQDGARYHTSKATKQFFDQQSARLTPFQLPTYSPDFNPIEFLWKKLKKRSTHLRFFKQFDDLVQQVDEGLLYFSQTPNEITVLMGKYCKTLGTQAA
- a CDS encoding winged helix-turn-helix domain-containing protein, with the protein product MLAQFKLRFTQSTRKKIEAKLRQAYGSQNLRLVKRISALLQLGQGGSVAQVAETLALGEQTIRDYLHAFLKRGIASFRYKASQGRRSKLTPRQRQQLKSWIKAGPLKAGYECGCWSALMVQDLIAKRFNVSYHPHYVSTLLRNLGFSFQRARFVAAHLNEAKRQEWMTHKWPEILRLSAAKDALIYLGMRPVLRSGGR
- a CDS encoding DUF4062 domain-containing protein, translated to MAKTHTVLEVFIASPGDVTPEREVLANVVSEFNVTWGDKHHVRLDIVKWETHSHPAFGEDAQDIINRQIGDVYDIFLGIMWGKFGTATARAESGTEEEFQRAYDRLKKGDRVQIMFYFKDAGIPPSKMDGEQIAKVQAFKKTIADEYGGLYWPFETTDEFQTKARIHLSKVVQD